CCACAAAATGATGATGATGCTGATCTGCTGCCTCTGAGCCTTATCTTCTGGCGTCAGGACACCCGGCTTGGCCTTCGCGGGTTTCGCTTTGCCCGCTGCACCGCCCTTTTTCGTCTTGCCGGTCGCTGCTGGTACGTTCGCGGCGGCCGCTTCGTCTCGTTCACCCGGCGCGTAGTACTTGGCGATCGACTGTTGAATACTGCGTGGCACGGCCAACACGCCTCGCATAGGCATGCCGAATCGCAAACGGATTTCGTCTTCCAAATCCGGCGGTGGCTCGTCCACACAAGCCACCAGCAACTTACCTCGATCTTCAAACAACGGCAGACACCGGTGACGTTTGACCACGTTGCGTGGCAGGCGGTCCAGAACATCGTCTTCCGGAAGCATGTCGTCCAGGTCAACAAACGACATCCGCAGTTCCGTCGCCAGTGCCTGGGTGGCCTGAGTTTGATCGGCCAGTTTCATTTGGACGACCGCGTCTCGGTGAGTCAGCCCGCGTGCATCGGCGAAGCTTTCAATTTCCGCCACCTGTCCACGCTTGATCACGTTTTTCGACACCAGATACTGCAACACGGTGCGCGGTTCGTCGCCATCGTCCTGTTGCGGCGCTTCACGGCCCAGACTTTCGTCGTACTCCTGTTTAGCGTCTGGGTCGGTCAGACACAGCATCGCCTTCGCCATTTCGTTCAGCAGATCCTGCGATTCCTTCAGGTACTGACCAGTGGCGTATTTTCGAACGTGAGCGTTCAGTTTGCGGTAGTTGGTTTGAATCTTGTCGACGTTGTCTTCGAACATCACCACGCGCAGAAGCGTGTAGTTGTCCGGTGGCCGGTCACCTTCAGGAATTCCGAGCCATTCCTTATATACGTCAATCTCAGCCACCGAATTCTCCTTGAAGTTCACGCCGATCGATACGAGGCGGGATTTCGAGAGCAACGAAGGTGCAACTCGTGGTGACTCGCTGAACAACCGGCAGCCAGCGTCATGCCGCTCGCGAAAACACCGTTCGCCTCACAACCCGCAATCTCATTTCGCGTAGTCTAGCTGCTGAGCTTTCACTCGCAAATCACGCGATCGTCAGTTCTGATTCTGCGTTGCCGGGCAGACGTTCCGTGCCGGTGATCACCTTGCCGCGCTCCGCCGCTCGGTAAAGGACTCGAGTAATCCGAAATCCAAGCGATCGGTATAGCGAAACTGCAACCCGGTTTAACGCGGTCACTTCCAGCGTCGCCGTGTTACAGCCACACTGCCAAAAGCCTTCCAGTGACTTCAACAGAATCGCTCGGCCGATGCCCATGCCGCGGTGCTCCGGCACGACGCCGATGTTTTGAATCGAACCAATGCCACCGGGGCGAGCGATTCCCTGAATGGTGCCACAGTCGTCCGCTGGCCACGAAAGTTCGGGCTGAAAAGCGACCATCCACGTAGCCATCGGGCAAAACTTTGCCTGCTTACCGATCTCCGTGATCAGACGGCGACAACCGTCGATGTTTGTCAGGCATTCGAAGACTCGGCCGTCCAGATCGTTGCGGAACGATCGCCATTTTACCTGAGCATGACGTTCGCTAAGAATTGTTCGCCATGTGACCCACCGATAACCGTCCGGCAGCACAGCCGGAGGCAGATCGACCGCGCGAAGGTCCAGCTCCATGCGAAATCGTTTGAAGCGTTGCTGTGTCATCGCTGAATTCCGTGAGTCACCTGAACAGAACGCCGTTTGCAGTGTTAGGCGGGCAAATTCCTTGCTTATTGAACTCTTTGCCACCAGCTGTTTGCAAGCGCCAGCCGGACGAATTCTACGCAGAACGGCGTTTGCGGGACATTTGCAATCCACCGATTTATTTCAATAACTGCCATACGATCGTGAGGCAGCCCGCACCAATACAATAATAGGCGAACAGGTGCAGACGGTCGGCCACGACAAGTCGGATCAGCAATCGAAGAGCAGCCAGGCCGACGATAAACGCCACCATTGTGCCCAGAATTAGTGGCCACGGACTGGCGGGAAGCGCTGCTTCACCGGTGAACAGATCTTTCATTTGCACCACAGACGCTCCGCCGATGGCCGGAATTGCGATCAGAAAGCTGAAGCGAGCGGCGTGTTCACGGTTCAATCCGGTCGCCATTCCCGCCGCAATGGTGCTTCCCGAACGGCTAATTCCGGGGATGATGGCGATTGCCTGAAAGATGCCGATCAGTGAGGCTGTGCCGATTGTCATGTCTGACAACTGTCGGCCGGACGTTTGCAGTCGCCTGCCAATCAACAGAAATGCGGCCGTGACCATCAATGCGCAGCCGGCCAGCAAAGGACTGCCAAAGGCTTCGTCGACGTAATCCTTCAGGAGAACTCCGACCAGCCCAACCGGGATCGTGGCGATTACGATCAGCGTCATCAGTCGTTTGTCTGTTAACAGCTTGATCAGGTCGTCGCGATACACGACCAAAATTGACAGCAGCGTGCCGAAGTGCAGCGCAATGCCCATCGTCACGCTTTCGGTGGGCGCTGAAGAATCGCTGTATTCGCGAAGCAATGCATCCGCAATGACCAGATGGCCCGACGAACTGATTGGCAAGAATTCGGCGATGCCCTGCACCACGCCGAGGATCACCGCGTGGACGTATTCCGTAAGTTCCATATTGTTTGTTGTTCGTCTGGCTATCGCGCTTTAATGTTGAGTGCCCACGTGGCAATCCGGTCCTCGATTTTATTTTCACCCGATGGCGCAACCGCTTCCGCCACGGTCCATACGCCGGCTTCCTTCAGCGCGGCAAACGACTGTTCTCGCAGTGCCATGGCCTGGCGTGACTGGATGCCTCCATCGACAAACAACACAGAAGGCGACTTTGCGGCGAGTAGCTGTCGCGGCAGGCCGGAAACCTGAGGCCAGCAATCAAGAAACACGGCTGCTCGCAATTGCCGCAGCCTTGGGTTCAGCAGCAGTTCGCTGCAAAGCAGAGCTTGAGGCTTTTCGGCAGCCAGAATAAGCCGTCGCGAATCGATGTTGTATTCTCTGACGAAGGTTCCGATCGTTGCCAGAACCAACGCTTCGTCCTCTCTCGTCAACTCTGTTTGCTCGCTATTGACGGGGACCGCGATGATCAGATTGTGGCGACGGCAAGTGGCTTCCCAGCGACTCATCACAGCCTCCGCCGGCGCGGTCGATTCAGACAGCAGACAGATGACTCCATACTTGTCATCCGTCTTTTCCTGCGGCGCGAATATCCAGACTTTGCCGACGTCCTTTAGCTGCTTTTCCGTGCGTTGCCATTTCTGAGTTGTCGAAGGCTTAATAATGCCCGCGACAACGGCCTCCGGGGCATTCAAAATCTGTGTCGGCCGCGGTTGCAGCTTTATCGTTGCGGTTTGAGGTTCACTATTGCCATCGGTCGTCTGATATTCCAATTGGATTTCAGTGTCGGCCACTGCCGATTGAAACTGCTTTAAAAGTGTGTCCGGCGTGTCGAGTCCCTCATCGTTCCACTTCGTCAGCACCGCCGATTCCGGCAGCCCGGCCATCGCTGCCGGTGAACCTTCCAATACAAAC
This DNA window, taken from Fuerstiella marisgermanici, encodes the following:
- a CDS encoding GNAT family N-acetyltransferase, translated to MTQQRFKRFRMELDLRAVDLPPAVLPDGYRWVTWRTILSERHAQVKWRSFRNDLDGRVFECLTNIDGCRRLITEIGKQAKFCPMATWMVAFQPELSWPADDCGTIQGIARPGGIGSIQNIGVVPEHRGMGIGRAILLKSLEGFWQCGCNTATLEVTALNRVAVSLYRSLGFRITRVLYRAAERGKVITGTERLPGNAESELTIA
- a CDS encoding undecaprenyl-diphosphate phosphatase, whose amino-acid sequence is MELTEYVHAVILGVVQGIAEFLPISSSGHLVIADALLREYSDSSAPTESVTMGIALHFGTLLSILVVYRDDLIKLLTDKRLMTLIVIATIPVGLVGVLLKDYVDEAFGSPLLAGCALMVTAAFLLIGRRLQTSGRQLSDMTIGTASLIGIFQAIAIIPGISRSGSTIAAGMATGLNREHAARFSFLIAIPAIGGASVVQMKDLFTGEAALPASPWPLILGTMVAFIVGLAALRLLIRLVVADRLHLFAYYCIGAGCLTIVWQLLK
- a CDS encoding general secretion pathway protein GspE — encoded protein: MAEIDVYKEWLGIPEGDRPPDNYTLLRVVMFEDNVDKIQTNYRKLNAHVRKYATGQYLKESQDLLNEMAKAMLCLTDPDAKQEYDESLGREAPQQDDGDEPRTVLQYLVSKNVIKRGQVAEIESFADARGLTHRDAVVQMKLADQTQATQALATELRMSFVDLDDMLPEDDVLDRLPRNVVKRHRCLPLFEDRGKLLVACVDEPPPDLEDEIRLRFGMPMRGVLAVPRSIQQSIAKYYAPGERDEAAAANVPAATGKTKKGGAAGKAKPAKAKPGVLTPEDKAQRQQISIIIILWSLIGTTLAIHFTGFMGMGTGGMIGCGLAVAGAVAGILKATYWK